From the genome of Papilio machaon chromosome 9, ilPapMach1.1, whole genome shotgun sequence, one region includes:
- the LOC123721274 gene encoding pre-mRNA-splicing factor 18, translating into MDILKAEIAKKRKLLEEKNILNPTKKYFKRGELLAKEQEEYFKKYGLKPEEPQSESKEDEEKVNKQENESKQTESATLPRTEVVKRLRERGHPITLFGENEVQSFRRLRRIEIQEPEANRGLRNDFQEAMEKVDQAYLNEILALGTNNDNEKAHNEDDLDDSITYEFIQEMAKTMGQGDRNHDMTVIMTLLQYLLKMWGQQLNSATAAEKNSVKHKMARATYTQTQVYLKPLTRKLKKKSLPEDICDSLMEITKHLLERNYIMASDAYLQMAIGNAPWPIGVTMVGIHARTGREKIFSKNVAHVMNDETQRKYIQALKRLMTKCQEYFPTDPSRCVEYNTIR; encoded by the exons ATGGATATTCTAAAAGCAGAGATAGCTAAAAAACGTAAACTTCTTGAAGAGAAGAACATTTTG AATCCAACTAAGAAGTACTTCAAGAGGGGTGAGCTTTTAGCAAAAGAACAAGAGGAGTACTTTAAAAAGTATGGTTTAAAACCTGAGGAACCACAAAGTGAATCAAAAGAAGATGAAGAAAAAG ttaacAAACAAGAAAATGAAAGCAAACAAACAGAAAGTGCTACATTGCCTAGAACTGAAGTAGTAAAAAGATTGAGGGAGCGAGGACATCCAATAACTTTATTTGGAGAAAATGAAGTACAGTCATTTAGAAGACTGAGAAGAATAGAAATTCAGGAACCTGAAGCAAATAGA gGTCTGAGAAATGATTTCCAGGAAGCTATGGAGAAAGTAGATCAagcatatttaaatgaaatattagcATTAGGGACaaat AATGACAATGAGAAAGCTCACAATGAGGATGATTTGGATGACTCAATCACATATGAATTTATTCAAGAAATGGCAAAAACTATGGGACAGGGGGACAGAAATCATGATATGACTGTTATTATGACATTGTTGCAG tatcttttaaaaatgtggGGCCAGCAACTTAATTCTGCGACAGCTGCGGAAAAGAATTCTGTAAAGCACAAGATGGCGAGAGCGACATACACACAGACTCAAGTATACCTCAAACCATTAACGAGAAAATTGAAGAAGAAATCTTTGCCAGAAGATATTTGTGATAGTCTCATGGAAATAACAAAGCATCTTTTAGAAAGGAACTATATAATg gcTAGTGACGCCTACTTACAAATGGCAATAGGAAATGCGCCATGGCCAATTGGCGTAACAATGGTTGGTATTCACGCTCGTACTGGCCGTGAGAAGATCTTCTCAAAGAATGTGGCGCATGTGATGAACGACGAAAcgcaaagaaaatatatacagGCTTTGAAACGACTCATGACTAAATGTCAGGAGTACTTTCCTACTGATCCATCCAGATGTGTTGAATATAATACTATaagatga
- the LOC106718250 gene encoding protein PFF0380w-like, whose translation MIIKKLPTDIQSLLSASSKINNYKNAVEELVYNSLDADATSVAVRIHIYENVIQVIDNGFGIAKCDIPLLGQRYASSKVTEKSAIKSAPIKFGFRGESLSNIIEVSQCVKITTRHKDAGETWVKSFYNGQHKDSKITSMRPSKGTTVEIKGFLYNLHIQKKATNPLNELQNIKLFLQQLSLVNTNVSISLRDNSKNEIIYKVHKNRDVYQTLTSLYEIDKKDLQELQIEKHQYKAKGFISKQNSKSSYQWIYLNGRFINKSPLHDIINSNFTKNRPLCKNVKTKVKISNLYYSNYDINITSTKTIIEFKDWTQTRELLEKLVQFYKGDIKLKKLDVAQTERKNKIENTREEVRKIIEKVLGNKSKGHKISQLRKGVKGKIVKKKKNPNSSSIKRFKNLHKMVNKSKETGHNLNVPENLSSVIEAPISMNFQELGKNAQTDNDHNLKKLIKSNKDKQKNKSKLKIEQLIQQDEKRNKINTHTNKLELEEAGHISKSKENFTSGVEDTTKDNFLHITRNKMTPLKNKAFKRKKDMRKIVTQEIDPIVKRYMQETAFEIYSEKLTKKKNNMNEVRLNTLHVSDTKMNTSLLQSEGNIHSFYEHKLAFNGVTPLNKLETEYLKSSDLLKTIINSQKVGNFFNKPFEEHNYYGKVHHQKLKLPSQRRNNINIVNDTGDRNIDQMPDINYSYYINNQNDHLRKIQECFEKKYSDIESMANIQNECELTSNFDQFYKYNKRIKHVNNISTAHVYKSFPKLTFESHKHYLNDAMMRNNKNLKHFISKQSKENFNLHNNQHTYVNSNKYKSCINQLYNNRNKRKNSHKYPYLEPIKTVPYFEHKSSHTIEFSTNNMYNVKQNPTKQIDQWKYKITGNVQNTYTILDSNVSLDIASYLNNLNKNTIRHQESVASCLRFNFSSANDLIEKERHHDPIVTQNLEENNLEEIMLNSEMPAFHFSQKLDSQIEPIDLCKAVYQNNDHHHKEVNYFNIDKENEIKDSVNLTTRKNIRHDYSNSSCYKNDVMSRYFNSIENMRNLSLNDYHNLSNIEQNNKGKEPRNQMEENQNDNCYIVGKADNLPHDNEKETTHHFRTVQNNQPLPIAKSNNVFSSEEFNKERNVEENQSNGDSNLVPNIRRIENESNIIEVENNDLIIEEQNMDIENLNNYNQITHNDIEIVEVNNERMLNIRNNEKLKISENFILQSRHSFVPKGMSPIFENCNSKNVCSYNLEKDYFQDELYNNFANDVLENIKIYENKVSNMNEVSKKINKDPNCLKFDTQSLKNAKVFGQVDRKFIVAELKSDNLNMKHLVLFDQHAVHERIRLEENLSDYKDFNQWNSVNCEKISIKLSKDHVLYLNNFKDKFQQLGLDWKIENESLITINAVPKAIFGKYCRQADVIMQSIKNLIIEEIKAIKTQGGNTLSYPKSIMDLVFSEACRYAIKFGDKLSKRECATLISSLSSCRIPFQCAHGRPVLAVLSDLKTYDNEYKVLFPKINAYKEFVESFTFL comes from the exons atgattattaaaaagctGCCAACTGATATTCAATCTCTTTTAAGTGCttcttctaaaataaataactacaaaAACGCTGTCGAAGAATTG GTCTACAATTCCCTCGATGCCGATGCTACTTCGGTTGCTGTAAGAATTCATATTTATGAGAATGTCATACAAGTTATTGACAATGGTTTTGGAATTGCGAAATGTGATATTCCTCTCTTGGGACAGAGGTATGCCAGCAGTAAAGTCACTGAAAAATCCGCAATTAAAAGTGCACCTATTAAATTTGGATTTCGCGGCGAATCTTTGTCGAATATAATTGAAGTTTCACAGTGTGTTAAAATAACAACCAGACACAAGGATGCTGGTGAAACATGggttaaaagcttttataacGGACAGCACAAAGACAGTAAAATAACTTCAATGAGACCTTCAAAAGGAACCACA GTGGAAATAAAAGGCTTTCTTTACAATTTGCATATTCAGAAAAAAGCTACAAATCCCTTGaatgaattacaaaatattaaattatttcttcaaCAATTATCACtagtaaatacaaatgtttcaaTAAGTCTCCGTGACAACTCCAAAAATGAGATTATatataaagtacataaaaacagAGATGTTTATCAAACACTTACTTCACTATatgaaatagataaaaaagatCTTCAAGAATTACAGATTGAAAAACATCAGTATAAAGCAAAAGGatttataagtaaacaaaatagtaAAAGTTCATACCAATGGATATATTTGAATGGAagatttatcaataaaagtcCTCTTCatgatataataaattccaattttacaaaaaatagaccattatgtaaaaatgtgaAGACTAAGGTAAAGATATCAAATTTGTATTACTCTA actatgatataaatataacttcaacaaaaacaattatagaATTTAAAGATTGGACACAAACTAGGGAGTTATTAGAAAAATTGGTTCAATTCTATAAAGGTGATATTAAGTTGAAAAAATTAGATGTAGCTCAGACtgagagaaaaaataaaatcgaaaataCACGAGAAGAAGTGaggaaaataatagaaaaagtaTTGGGTAATAAAAGTAAAGGTCATAAAATATCACAATTGCGCAAAGGTGTTAAAG GTAAGATAgtgaagaaaaagaaaaacccaAATTCAAGTAGTATAAAGCGATTTAAAAATCTGCATAAAATggttaataaaagtaaagaaacTGGTCACAACCTCAATGTACCTGAAAATCTATCTTCAGTGATAGAAGCTCCTATAAGCATGAATTTTCAAGAATTAGGTAAGAATGCTCAAACTGATAATGatcataatttaaagaaactaattaaaagtaataaagacaagcaaaaaaataaatctaaactaaaaattgagCAATTAATTCAGCAAGatgagaaaagaaataaaattaatacgcATACAAATAAACTAGAACTTGAAGAAGCAGGTCACATTAGTAAATCTAAGGAAAACTTCACTTCAGGAGTAGAAGATACAACAAAAGATAACTTTTTGCATATCACTCGAAATAAAATGACAcccttaaaaaataaagcatttaaaagaaaaaaggatATGCGAAAAATCGTAACCCAAGAAATCGATCCCATAGTGAAGCGATACATGCAAGAAACtgcatttgaaatttatagtgaaaaattaactaaaaagaaaaataatatgaatgaaGTACGACTTAATACTCTTCACGTATCTGATACGAAAATGAATACAAGTTTACTTCAAAGCGAAGGCAATATTCATTCATTCTATGAACACAAATTGGCATTTAATGGTGTTACGcctttaaataaacttgaaacAGAGTATTTAAAATCAAGTGATCTCTTAAAGACAATTATAAATAGCCAAAAAGTcggcaatttttttaataaacctttCGAAGAACATAATTACTATGGGAAAGTTCATCatcagaaattaaaattgcctTCCCAAAGacgaaataacattaatattgtaaatgataCTGGTGATAGAAATATTGATCAAATGCCTGATATTAATTacagttattatataaataaccaaAATGATCATTTGCGAAAAATTCAAGAGTGttttgaaaagaaatacaGCGATATTGAAAGTATGGCCAATATTCAAAATGAATGTGAACTGACTTCAAATTTTGaccagttttataaatataataaaagaattaaacacgttaataacatttcaactGCTCACGTTTATAAATCTTTTCCTAAGCTGACTTTCGAAAgccataaacattatttaaacgaTGCTATGatgagaaataataaaaatctgaaacattttattagtaagCAATCTAAGGAAAATTTCAATCTCCACAATAATCAACACACTTacgtaaattcaaataaatacaagtCCTGTATCAATCAGCTTTATAACAAcagaaataaaaggaaaaattcCCATAAATATCCTTATTTAGAACCAATTAAAACAGTGCCATATTTTGAACATAAATCATCACATACAATTGAATTTTCTACTAATAACATGTACAATGTCAAACAAAATCCAACCAAACAAATAGACCAATGGAAATACAAAATCACAGGAAATGTACAAAATACGTATACAATTTTAGATTCAAACGTGTCATTGGATATTGCAAGTtatctaaacaatttaaataaaaatacaatacgtCATCAAGAATCTGTAGCTTCATGTCTGAGATTCAATTTTAGTTCTGCGAatgatttaattgaaaaagaaagGCATCATGATCCAATAGTAACACAGAACTTAGAAGAAAACAATTTAGAAGAAATTATGCTAAATTCCGAAATGCCAGCATTTCATTTTAGTCAAAAATTAGATAGCCAAATAGAACCTATAGATTTATGTAAAGCTGTTTATCAAAACAATGATCACCACCATAAAGaagtcaattattttaatatagataaagaaaatgaaattaaggACAGTGTAAATTTAACTACCAGGAAGAATATAAGGCATGATTATAGCAACTCTTCGTGTTACAAAAACGACGTAATGTCACGATATTTTAACTCTATTGAAAATATGAGAAATCTATCTTTAAATGACTACCATAATTTGTCTAATATAGAGCAAAACAATAAAGGGAAAGAGCCAAGAAATCAAATGGAGGAAAATCAAAATGATAATTGTTACATAGTAGGTAAAGCTGACAATTTGCCCCACGataatgaaaaagaaacaacACACCATTTTAGAACAGTACAAAATAATCAACCATTGCCAATAGCAAAATCAAACAATGTATTCAGTAgtgaagaatttaataaagaaagaaatgttGAAGAAAACCAGAGCAATGGAGATTCTAATTTAGTACCAAATATTAGGCGAATTGAGAatgaatcaaatattattgaggtagaaaataatgatttaattattgagGAGCAAAACATGGATAtagaaaatttgaataatt ATAATCAAATTACGCATAACGATATTGAAATTGTAGAAGTGAATAACGAGAGAATGCTAAATATTAGGAATaatgaaaaactaaaaatatccgaaaactttatattacaaagtagACACAGTTTTGTACCTAAAG GAATGTCGCCAATATTTGAAAACTGCAACAGCAAAAATGTCTGCTCTTACAATTtagaaaaagattattttcaaGAT gaACTGTATAACAATTTTGCTAATGATgtattggaaaatattaaaatatacgaaaataaagtttcaaataTGAATGAAGTATCTAAAAAGATTAACAAAGAtccaaattgtttaaaatttgacacaCAATCTCTTAAAAACGCAAAA GTTTTCGGTCAAGTTGATAGGAAGTTCATAGTCGCCGAATTGAAAAGTGACAATCTCAATATGAAACATTTGGTATTATTCGACCAACATGCTGTACACGAAAGAATTAGACTGGAAGAGAATTTATCAg attataaagattttaatcaATGGAATAGtgtaaattgtgaaaaaatCTCAATAAAACTGTCCAAGGACCATGTTCTTTACCTgaacaattttaaagataaatttcaACAACTCGGCCTAGATtggaaaatagaaaatgaatCTCTAATCACTATTAATGCTGTACCTAAAGCCATATTTGGAAAATATTGTAGACag GCTGATGTCATAATGcaatctattaaaaatctaatcaTAGAAGAAATCAAAGCAATAAAAACACAGGGAGGCAATACTTTGTCGTATCCCAAATCAATTATGGACCTCGTGTTTAGTGAA GCTTGCAGATACGCAATAAAATTTGGAGATAAGCTATCGAAGAGGGAATGTGCAACACTCATTAGTTCTTTATCAAGCTGCAGAATACCATTCCAATGCGCACACGGGAGACCTGTGCTAGCTGTGTTATCGGATTTGAAAACTTATGACAATGAGTATAAGGTATTGTTTCCAAAAATAAATGCGTATAAAGAATTCGTAGAATCTTTCACTTTTTTGTGA
- the LOC106718164 gene encoding chymotrypsin-2, which translates to MKIMFFQKSVRFNISFYCLLWIGFLSMSEGFSPRLIGGERAPQEFGRFHGSLQNLTGHHVCGSAVISRRHLLTAAHCVYRVKPRYIKVIVGTVDLNKGGKQYGVKSIHLYPEYNITRRINDIAIVKIRGRFNLNYIDVLQLPKRDLQDGDPIILSGFGAKKPYGDSSRKMYALNLTVFCQKTCRYAMRYSRDVTDTMFCTFTRIGEGTCHGDSGSPLIKDNVLVGLVSWGIPCAMGFPDVHTRVYPYLKWIKSIIFEKQYKTLELKTEVKLTLSK; encoded by the exons atgaaaataatgttttttcaaaAGTCAGTacgatttaatatttcattttactgTTTACTTTGGATCGGTTTCTTATCGATGTCTGAag GATTTTCACCGAGATTAATAGGCGGTGAAAGAGCTCCACAAGAATTCGGTAGATTCCATGGGTCGTTACAAAATTTAACGGGACATCATGTTTGTGGCAGTGCAGTTATTTCTAGAAGACATTTGCTAACTGCGGCGCATTGTGTCTACAG agTTAAGCCACgatatattaaagtaattgttGGGACCGTTGATTTAAACAAAGGTGGTAAACAGTATGGTgtaaaaagtatacatttatatccTGAATATAACATTACTAGAAGAATAAATGACATAGCTATAGTTAAGATTAGAGGAAGATTCAATTTGAACTATATTGATGTACTTCAGCTTCCGAAAAGAGATTTGCAAGATGGAGATCCGATTATTTTATCTGGATTTGGAGCAAAAAAG ccttACGGAGATTCTAGTCGCAAGATGTACGCATTAAATTTGACGGTTTTTTGTCAGAAGACATGTCGTTATGCTATGCGTTATTCAAGAGATGTAACAGATACGATGTTTTGCACTTTTACAAGGATCGGTGAAGGCACCTGTCAT ggTGATTCTGGCAGCCCTCTTATCAAAGACAATGTGCTCGTTGGTTTAGTATCATGGGGAATCCCCTGTGCCATGGGCTTTCCCGACGTCCATACAAGGGTATATCCTTACCTCAAATggataaaatcaataatttttgaaaaacaatacaaaacgCTAGAACTAAAAACCGAAGTAAAattgactttgtcaaaataa